The Bifidobacterium animalis subsp. animalis ATCC 25527 genome has a segment encoding these proteins:
- a CDS encoding teichoic acid transporter: MQQHERGGHAMPDSEQQEIARLRSEPAATPTTPSSAGVMAQNVVSKHPEATIPESDISLADIERKQSNPVKWTVSIVLVLAALIAPFWVGRSFAVHSTARVIEQLGRFTSYGIALVSWGVTTMIFVSLIMMIVDNRRMPWFGSFIVFLSLEQFIGGLSLFKLNFWSSTYVIYGSHAYVANAANLGIIASALSLAVFAIVWVGLLVMIRKDSPLNVLTHVWVSFIMFLVFELAALAILFCGGFMAVA, encoded by the coding sequence ATGCAGCAGCACGAGCGGGGAGGGCACGCCATGCCGGATTCCGAGCAGCAGGAGATCGCCAGGCTCCGATCCGAGCCTGCCGCCACACCGACGACGCCGAGCAGCGCAGGCGTAATGGCCCAGAACGTCGTCTCGAAGCACCCCGAGGCGACGATACCGGAATCCGACATCTCACTGGCCGACATCGAACGCAAGCAGTCGAACCCGGTGAAGTGGACCGTGTCGATCGTGCTCGTGCTCGCCGCGCTCATCGCACCGTTCTGGGTGGGGCGCTCGTTCGCCGTGCACAGCACCGCCCGCGTAATCGAGCAGCTTGGCCGCTTCACCTCCTACGGCATCGCATTGGTGAGCTGGGGTGTGACCACGATGATCTTCGTCTCGCTCATCATGATGATCGTGGACAACCGCCGTATGCCATGGTTCGGCTCGTTCATCGTCTTTCTCTCGCTCGAACAGTTCATAGGCGGCCTCTCACTGTTCAAACTGAACTTCTGGAGCTCCACGTACGTGATCTACGGCAGTCACGCCTACGTGGCGAATGCGGCGAATCTGGGCATCATCGCGTCGGCGCTCTCGCTCGCCGTGTTCGCGATTGTGTGGGTCGGCCTGCTCGTCATGATCCGCAAGGATTCGCCGCTCAACGTGCTCACCCATGTGTGGGTCTCGTTCATCATGTTCCTCGTCTTCGAGCTGGCCGCGCTCGCGATTCTGTTCTGCGGCGGATTCATGGCCGTCGCATAG
- a CDS encoding holo-ACP synthase gives MILGLGHDVVDVGAFAEQLEMPGTRMQRLFSARERRQASLRASIKHDGEALHLAAKWAAKESVVKAWCEALAGRGITKRPYTVDDTPWPRIEIVDDATGCPRVVMAQDVHVELCRSLAVPECAEPVWHVSISHDGGIASAVAVLDMRG, from the coding sequence GTGATCCTTGGTCTGGGGCACGATGTGGTCGACGTCGGCGCGTTCGCGGAACAGCTCGAGATGCCAGGCACGCGTATGCAGCGGCTCTTCTCCGCGCGCGAGCGTCGGCAGGCGAGTCTGCGCGCGTCGATCAAGCACGACGGCGAGGCGTTGCATCTGGCGGCGAAGTGGGCGGCGAAGGAGTCTGTGGTCAAGGCGTGGTGCGAGGCACTCGCCGGCCGCGGAATCACCAAACGGCCATACACAGTGGACGACACGCCATGGCCGCGCATCGAGATCGTCGACGATGCCACAGGGTGCCCACGCGTCGTCATGGCACAGGACGTCCATGTTGAGCTGTGTCGTTCGCTGGCAGTGCCGGAATGCGCCGAACCGGTCTGGCACGTGTCGATTTCGCACGACGGCGGCATCGCATCGGCGGTGGCCGTGCTCGACATGCGGGGATGA
- a CDS encoding type I polyketide synthase — protein MSTPEFFVNRLNSEPHALMFAGQSTPWVVAVKQLMDDPELAQRLTDHVAAAHDLLTPVSAQLLATTGRETDLFSFEANPAKLGPAADATASIEGIALAQLGALLDLDQLGYTLASANPVALLGHSQGILGVHMAQAIIDAGSIEAARPQIDEILAIAALIGAAGTREARAHGLVRKYGDATPMLSVKGILPAQADELIRRVDDARGPIAVAVINSANHVVLSGHPQDLASFAVEVAKEHKHQAQLRAEKVRGGSVFDPVLEYLEVTLPFHSPIMEQAVEQTVAWAEECGIDVARARVLAGEVLVNQVDWSAQVANLFKENDPRTLWAVDLGPGTTLAKLFGTVAEGTGVGVVEAANVADRAKLATETDAPARMQDWTQYVPQVVRTPQGERIETAFTRLTGKPPVLLAGMTPTTVDPEIVAAAANAGYWAELAGGGQVTADVFDRHVAELEEQLDEGRTVEFNAMFMDRYLWNLQFGTSRIVPKKRASGAPIDGVVISAGIPELDEAVALVKELNAEGFPYVCFKPGTVDQIRQVVRIAKAVAPANILVQVEGGSAGGHHSWESLDDLLLNTYAQVREQSNLVLVVGGGIGTPERAADYISGEWSTRYGHPLMPVDGVLVGTAVMTAKEAHTSPEVKQLLVATPGIADAGSDAAADVFAPLGEAWVPSGKAVGGVSSGLSHLHADIYELENASARCGRLLVRVMKHPEELESRRQEIIDALNETAKPYFGDLSGMTYEDWARRFAELSFPWADGTYADRYLHLLQRIEARVIDLEQGEFTPMFSTRADVESDPFAALAALVEAYPQMGELKVVPTDEAWFIELVREYPKPMPFVPAIDNDLLRWWGQDQLWQSEDPRYSADSVRIIPGPISVAGITTVDEPVADILGRFSDAMTARVASNAASQTDRFALLADCEDAEDFIRRSPNISWIGHQMANPAFGTARGDANYELKHLGRDEQAGVEQFDLDIHLDTFWDDDPDGGLSKHAVRDIVIPLNVTLDATGMIPVVDRERLPEHVYRMLADTAGIGNTAITGDKLEAMPQITEVADTETFPFGQAHASYTLSANLGFDHEAATGGALPMDLTPSRIAPDALVGPAWPAIYAALGSVMVDGYPVIEGLLNAVHLDHLIELEVSEDELLAHTGEEISLTSWAEPYFESASGRVVTIHVRHTAADGTVLANETERFAIRGRAYSDALPAAAPDFGGINEQIASTPRRMLRRVNVKAPHEMTAFARTSGDFNPIHTSHRGAAISGLTQPLVHGMWLSATAQHAVQALDEQGAHYEITGWTYNMYGMVQLDDEVEISIERIGRVAHAGLVLEVTCRIDGNIVSRATAIARASISAFVYPGQGIQQQGMVLDERAKSPAARDVWERADRLTRERLGFSILAVVRDNPKELTANGVTYRHPEGLLNLTQFTQVALATVAFAQTARMQEAGADIRPSYFAGHSLGEYNALSSFAHVIPLETVLELVFHRGSTMHHLIDRDAQGRSNYRMGALRPNQFGVDDAHVKEYVESVANASGEFLEIVNYNLAGQQYAIAGTIAGLKALQADSARRVAEYGGKPAFMLVPGIDVPFHSTLLRKGVPEFRDKLDALLPAEIDYRGALEGLYIPNLVAAPFEMTKEFAQKILDVVPSERIAAALADDAVWDSYAADDQKLGRLLLTELLSWQFASPVRWIETQALLFGSAEQGGLGVEEIVEVGLGNAPTLANLASKTLRLPEFSRRHVTVHNVGRDEGRVYMTDSDSLVPEIDDVQTPAADPAAPAQTVAAANASASVVAETAEPAAPVAPAGGVSGANVPDLDYRAHDAIEMLLAYAAKVRPEQIGENDTTDTLTNGVSSRRNQLLMDISSELGVASVDGAAEASIRDLNALVDKVAPNYKAFGPVLSDIVRDRVRSLFGVAGVKLPQITKRVTETWQLGEGWANHVVGQLVLATREGASSRGGDLATLGTDAASNAAAANALIDAAVQAVAAAHGVQVAMPSAGGASGGVVDSAALDAYAQSVTGSDGVLAATARFVLGQLGLAEPNAVEEEDENAAIVATVEAELGSDWPAQVAPRFDERQAILFDDRWASAREDLARAYYNGETDAITGDFTGAGAAVARQAAWYAQQSAGSELAEQYERIAQQAMESAQSAHLEYDGEVAVVTGVAPNSIAAQVVNGLLAEGATVIATSHSFKPSVKAWAQRTYREHAQGDAKLWLVPANLSSYRDVDALVNWVGHVQKKTSGATTTVLKPAYEPSLFFPFAAPPVHGSLADSGALFESQARLMLWGVERAIAGFAAIGADTDVQHKLHVVLPGSPNRGVFGGDGAYGEVKSAFDAIVNRARSEKVWSNRVTFAHPKIGWVRGTGLMGGNDPLVEVVERHGLKTYSTEQIAEELLKLTTAAAREQAQVAPIDVDLTGGLGSEPIDIKALRAEALADAALDAAEETSETEAAAPIKALPSPHVPQQAAVDLAEWERVSAKPEDEIVIVSIGELGPWGSGRTRAEAELGIHADGEVDLSAGAVLELAWNMGLLSWQDSPKPGWYDTDGNLVPETDIAERYHDEVVAKSGVRPFETGMGSDYRSGTDEEEAEVYLDHDVTFGVPTRQIADEYVAMDPEHTSLAQDEESGEWNVTRHAGSMIRVPRRATMTRTVGGQFPDGFDPLKWGIPASMVGDVDEIALWNIVTTVDAYLSAGFTPAEILEAVHPSMVASTQGTGFGGMSSMRKLYLDRFLNHEIPTDILQEALPNVVAAHVMQSYIGGYGNMVQPVSACATAAVSLEEGADKIALGKADFVVTGAIDDIGVESVIGFGNMNATANSQEMLDKGIAPRFFSRANDRRRGGFVESQGGGTILLTRGDIALRLGLPVAGVVGFVHSYADGAHTSIPAPGLGALAAGMGGRSSKLVRDLARLGVDPDDIAVVSKHDTSTNANDPNESELHNTLAHAIGREDGNPLFVISQKSLTGHAKGGACIFQVNGITQLFKSGVIPANASLECVDPKLARDDFMVWLREPLHIGSRHTVKAALATSLGFGHVSGFTAIVHPGAFEAAVEHTAGTEALKAWRARANERLAAGRRHFEEGMMGRAALYEPIDNRRFHEDGRGYNAHEVEKAMLLDPDARLGADGYFA, from the coding sequence ATGAGCACCCCGGAATTCTTTGTGAACCGACTCAATTCGGAGCCACACGCCCTTATGTTCGCCGGCCAGTCCACGCCATGGGTCGTGGCCGTCAAGCAGCTCATGGACGATCCAGAGCTGGCACAGCGGCTCACCGACCACGTGGCTGCCGCCCACGACCTGCTCACCCCGGTTTCGGCGCAATTGCTGGCGACGACCGGCCGTGAGACCGATCTGTTCTCCTTCGAAGCGAACCCGGCCAAGCTCGGCCCTGCAGCCGATGCCACCGCCAGCATCGAAGGCATCGCGCTCGCACAGCTCGGCGCCCTGCTCGACCTCGACCAGCTCGGCTACACGCTGGCCAGTGCGAATCCGGTGGCCTTGCTCGGCCATTCGCAGGGCATTCTCGGCGTGCATATGGCGCAGGCCATCATCGACGCCGGCTCGATCGAAGCCGCACGCCCGCAGATCGACGAGATTCTCGCCATCGCCGCACTCATCGGCGCGGCAGGCACCCGCGAGGCCCGCGCCCACGGCTTGGTACGCAAGTACGGTGACGCCACGCCGATGCTCTCGGTGAAGGGCATTCTGCCGGCCCAGGCCGACGAGCTCATTCGCCGCGTGGACGACGCCCGCGGGCCGATCGCCGTGGCCGTGATCAATTCCGCGAACCACGTCGTGCTCTCCGGCCACCCGCAGGACCTCGCCTCCTTCGCCGTCGAAGTGGCCAAGGAGCACAAGCACCAGGCGCAGCTGCGCGCCGAGAAGGTGCGTGGCGGCAGCGTGTTCGACCCGGTGCTCGAATACCTCGAGGTGACGCTGCCGTTCCACAGCCCGATCATGGAACAGGCCGTCGAGCAGACGGTGGCCTGGGCCGAGGAATGCGGCATCGACGTGGCCCGTGCCCGTGTGCTCGCCGGCGAGGTGCTCGTCAATCAGGTGGATTGGAGCGCGCAGGTGGCGAATCTGTTCAAGGAGAACGATCCGCGCACGTTGTGGGCCGTGGATCTCGGTCCCGGCACCACGCTCGCCAAGCTGTTCGGCACAGTGGCCGAAGGCACCGGCGTGGGTGTTGTGGAGGCGGCGAACGTTGCCGACCGCGCCAAGCTTGCCACGGAGACCGACGCCCCCGCCCGCATGCAGGATTGGACGCAGTACGTTCCGCAGGTGGTGCGGACCCCGCAGGGCGAGCGCATCGAGACCGCGTTCACCCGCCTGACCGGCAAGCCGCCGGTGCTGCTCGCCGGCATGACGCCCACCACCGTGGACCCCGAGATCGTGGCCGCGGCGGCCAATGCCGGCTACTGGGCCGAGCTCGCAGGCGGCGGCCAGGTGACCGCCGACGTGTTCGACCGCCATGTGGCCGAGCTCGAGGAGCAGCTCGACGAAGGCCGCACCGTGGAATTCAATGCGATGTTCATGGACCGCTACCTGTGGAATCTGCAGTTCGGCACCTCCCGCATCGTGCCGAAGAAGCGTGCCTCGGGCGCCCCGATCGACGGCGTGGTCATCTCCGCCGGCATCCCCGAGCTCGACGAGGCGGTGGCTCTGGTGAAGGAGCTCAACGCCGAGGGGTTCCCGTATGTGTGCTTCAAGCCGGGCACCGTCGACCAGATTCGCCAGGTGGTGCGCATCGCCAAGGCGGTTGCGCCCGCGAACATTCTCGTGCAGGTCGAAGGCGGCTCCGCCGGCGGCCACCACAGCTGGGAGTCGCTTGACGACCTGCTGCTCAACACGTATGCCCAAGTGCGCGAGCAGAGCAATCTCGTGCTCGTCGTCGGCGGCGGCATCGGCACCCCGGAACGTGCCGCCGACTATATCTCGGGCGAATGGTCCACACGTTACGGCCATCCGCTCATGCCGGTGGATGGCGTGCTCGTCGGCACCGCGGTCATGACCGCCAAGGAGGCGCACACGTCGCCGGAGGTCAAGCAGCTGCTCGTCGCGACGCCGGGTATTGCCGATGCCGGTTCCGACGCCGCAGCCGACGTGTTCGCCCCGCTCGGCGAGGCCTGGGTGCCGAGCGGCAAGGCCGTGGGCGGCGTTTCCAGCGGCCTGAGCCATTTGCACGCCGACATTTACGAACTCGAGAACGCATCGGCCCGCTGCGGCCGCCTGCTCGTGCGCGTGATGAAGCACCCGGAGGAGCTCGAAAGCCGCCGCCAGGAGATCATCGACGCCCTGAACGAGACCGCCAAGCCCTATTTCGGCGACCTGAGCGGCATGACCTACGAGGATTGGGCACGTCGGTTCGCCGAACTCTCGTTCCCGTGGGCCGACGGCACGTATGCGGACCGCTACCTGCACCTGCTGCAGCGCATCGAAGCACGTGTGATCGACCTCGAACAGGGCGAGTTCACGCCGATGTTCTCCACGCGCGCCGACGTGGAGTCCGATCCGTTCGCCGCACTCGCCGCATTGGTGGAGGCCTACCCGCAGATGGGCGAACTCAAGGTGGTGCCCACCGACGAGGCGTGGTTCATCGAACTCGTACGCGAATACCCCAAGCCAATGCCGTTCGTGCCGGCCATCGACAACGACCTGTTGCGCTGGTGGGGGCAGGACCAGCTGTGGCAGAGCGAGGATCCGCGCTATTCCGCAGACTCCGTGCGCATCATTCCCGGACCGATCTCGGTGGCGGGCATCACCACCGTGGACGAGCCCGTCGCCGACATTCTGGGCCGCTTCAGCGATGCGATGACCGCGCGCGTGGCGTCCAACGCGGCTTCCCAGACCGATCGCTTCGCATTGCTTGCCGACTGCGAGGACGCCGAGGACTTCATTCGCCGCAGCCCGAACATCTCGTGGATCGGCCACCAGATGGCCAACCCGGCCTTCGGCACCGCCCGCGGCGACGCGAACTACGAACTGAAGCACCTCGGCCGCGACGAGCAGGCCGGCGTGGAACAGTTCGACCTCGACATCCACCTCGACACGTTCTGGGACGACGACCCGGACGGCGGCCTTTCCAAGCACGCCGTGCGCGACATCGTCATTCCGCTCAACGTGACGCTCGACGCCACCGGCATGATCCCGGTGGTCGACCGTGAACGCCTGCCCGAACACGTGTACCGCATGCTCGCCGACACCGCCGGCATCGGCAACACCGCCATCACCGGCGACAAACTCGAGGCGATGCCGCAGATCACCGAGGTGGCCGACACCGAGACCTTCCCGTTCGGCCAGGCGCATGCGAGCTACACGCTCTCCGCCAACCTCGGCTTCGACCACGAGGCGGCCACCGGTGGCGCACTGCCAATGGATCTCACGCCGTCCCGCATCGCACCCGACGCACTCGTGGGACCGGCATGGCCGGCCATCTATGCGGCGCTCGGCTCCGTCATGGTGGACGGGTACCCGGTGATCGAGGGCCTGCTCAACGCCGTCCATCTCGACCATCTCATCGAGCTCGAGGTGAGCGAGGACGAGCTCCTCGCACATACCGGCGAGGAAATCTCGCTGACGAGCTGGGCCGAACCCTACTTCGAATCCGCCAGCGGACGCGTCGTCACCATCCATGTGCGGCATACGGCCGCCGACGGCACCGTGTTGGCCAACGAAACCGAACGATTCGCCATTCGCGGCCGTGCCTACAGCGACGCCCTGCCGGCCGCGGCACCCGACTTCGGCGGCATCAATGAGCAGATCGCCTCCACGCCACGCCGCATGCTGCGCCGCGTGAACGTGAAGGCGCCCCATGAGATGACCGCGTTCGCGCGCACTTCGGGTGATTTCAACCCGATCCACACCTCGCACCGTGGCGCAGCGATCAGCGGCCTGACGCAGCCGCTCGTGCACGGCATGTGGCTCTCCGCCACCGCCCAGCACGCCGTGCAGGCGCTCGACGAGCAGGGTGCGCACTACGAGATCACCGGCTGGACTTACAACATGTACGGCATGGTGCAGCTCGACGACGAGGTGGAGATCTCCATCGAACGCATCGGCCGTGTGGCGCACGCCGGCCTCGTGCTCGAGGTGACCTGCCGCATCGACGGCAACATCGTCTCGCGTGCCACGGCGATCGCCCGTGCGTCGATCAGCGCGTTCGTATATCCCGGTCAGGGCATTCAGCAGCAGGGCATGGTGCTTGACGAGCGTGCCAAGTCGCCGGCCGCCCGCGACGTATGGGAGCGCGCGGACAGGCTCACCCGCGAGCGCCTCGGGTTCTCGATTCTCGCCGTCGTGCGTGACAATCCGAAGGAACTCACCGCCAACGGCGTCACCTACCGTCACCCGGAGGGCCTGCTCAATCTCACCCAGTTCACACAGGTCGCGCTCGCCACTGTTGCGTTCGCGCAGACCGCCCGCATGCAGGAGGCGGGGGCAGACATTCGCCCGTCGTACTTCGCCGGCCATTCACTCGGCGAATACAACGCGCTGAGCTCCTTCGCCCATGTGATCCCGCTGGAGACCGTGCTCGAACTCGTGTTCCACCGCGGCTCCACCATGCACCACCTGATCGACCGTGACGCGCAGGGCCGTTCGAACTACCGCATGGGCGCCCTCAGGCCCAACCAGTTCGGCGTGGACGACGCGCATGTGAAGGAATACGTGGAGTCGGTGGCCAACGCGAGCGGCGAGTTCCTCGAGATCGTCAACTACAATCTCGCCGGTCAGCAATACGCCATTGCCGGCACGATCGCAGGCCTCAAGGCGCTCCAGGCGGATTCCGCGCGGCGCGTGGCCGAATATGGCGGCAAGCCAGCGTTCATGCTCGTGCCAGGCATCGACGTGCCGTTCCATTCGACGCTGCTGCGCAAGGGCGTGCCCGAGTTCCGCGACAAGCTCGACGCGCTGCTTCCCGCCGAGATCGACTACCGTGGCGCACTCGAGGGGCTCTACATTCCGAATCTTGTGGCCGCGCCGTTCGAGATGACGAAGGAGTTCGCGCAGAAGATTCTCGACGTGGTGCCCAGCGAGCGCATCGCCGCCGCATTGGCCGACGACGCCGTGTGGGATTCCTATGCTGCCGACGACCAGAAGCTCGGTCGCCTGCTGCTCACCGAACTGCTCTCCTGGCAGTTCGCCTCGCCGGTGCGCTGGATCGAAACGCAGGCACTGCTGTTCGGTTCGGCTGAACAAGGAGGCTTGGGCGTCGAGGAGATTGTCGAGGTGGGTCTGGGCAATGCGCCCACGCTCGCGAATCTTGCCTCGAAGACGTTGCGGCTGCCGGAGTTCTCCCGCCGCCATGTGACCGTGCACAACGTGGGCCGCGACGAAGGCCGCGTGTATATGACCGATTCCGACTCGCTTGTGCCCGAGATCGACGATGTGCAGACCCCTGCGGCCGACCCGGCCGCACCTGCGCAGACCGTCGCCGCGGCGAACGCCTCCGCGAGCGTCGTCGCCGAAACCGCCGAGCCGGCGGCACCCGTGGCACCTGCGGGCGGGGTGTCCGGCGCCAATGTGCCGGACCTCGACTACCGTGCCCATGACGCCATAGAGATGCTGCTCGCCTACGCCGCCAAGGTGCGTCCGGAGCAGATCGGCGAGAACGACACGACCGACACACTCACCAATGGCGTCTCCTCGCGTCGCAACCAGCTGCTCATGGACATCAGCTCCGAACTCGGCGTGGCCAGTGTGGACGGCGCCGCCGAGGCGAGCATTCGCGATCTCAATGCGTTGGTAGACAAGGTTGCGCCAAATTACAAGGCATTCGGCCCGGTGCTCTCCGACATTGTGCGCGACCGCGTACGCAGTCTTTTCGGTGTCGCCGGCGTCAAGCTGCCGCAGATCACCAAGCGCGTGACCGAGACCTGGCAGCTCGGCGAAGGCTGGGCCAACCATGTGGTGGGCCAGCTTGTGCTCGCCACCCGTGAGGGCGCCAGCTCCCGCGGCGGCGATCTGGCCACGCTGGGCACCGATGCGGCGTCCAATGCGGCGGCTGCGAACGCGCTGATCGATGCGGCCGTGCAGGCCGTGGCCGCGGCACACGGCGTGCAGGTGGCCATGCCGAGCGCCGGTGGCGCGTCCGGTGGCGTGGTCGATTCGGCTGCCCTCGACGCCTACGCGCAGTCCGTCACCGGTTCCGACGGTGTGCTCGCCGCCACCGCGCGTTTCGTGCTGGGCCAGCTCGGTCTCGCCGAACCGAACGCGGTGGAGGAGGAAGACGAGAATGCCGCCATCGTGGCCACGGTGGAGGCCGAACTCGGTTCCGACTGGCCGGCACAGGTGGCCCCGCGCTTCGACGAGCGCCAGGCCATTCTCTTCGACGACCGTTGGGCCTCCGCCCGTGAGGATCTCGCACGCGCCTACTACAACGGGGAAACCGATGCAATCACCGGTGATTTCACCGGTGCGGGCGCAGCAGTGGCCCGGCAGGCGGCATGGTATGCCCAGCAGTCCGCGGGCAGCGAGCTTGCCGAGCAGTACGAGCGTATCGCACAGCAGGCCATGGAATCCGCGCAATCTGCACACCTTGAGTACGACGGCGAAGTGGCGGTGGTCACCGGCGTCGCCCCGAACTCGATCGCGGCACAGGTGGTGAACGGTCTGCTCGCAGAGGGCGCCACGGTAATCGCGACCTCGCACAGCTTCAAGCCGAGCGTCAAGGCGTGGGCGCAGCGCACCTATCGCGAGCATGCGCAGGGCGATGCCAAGCTGTGGCTCGTGCCGGCGAATCTGTCGAGCTACCGCGATGTGGATGCGCTCGTGAACTGGGTGGGCCACGTGCAGAAGAAGACGAGCGGTGCCACCACCACGGTGCTCAAGCCGGCGTACGAGCCGAGCCTGTTCTTCCCGTTCGCCGCGCCGCCGGTGCACGGTTCGCTGGCCGATTCGGGTGCGTTGTTCGAATCGCAGGCGCGTCTCATGCTGTGGGGCGTGGAACGTGCGATCGCCGGATTCGCGGCGATCGGCGCCGACACCGACGTGCAGCACAAGCTCCATGTGGTGCTCCCGGGCTCGCCGAACCGTGGCGTGTTCGGCGGCGACGGCGCGTACGGCGAGGTGAAGAGCGCCTTCGACGCCATCGTCAACCGTGCGCGCAGCGAGAAGGTGTGGTCGAATCGCGTCACCTTCGCCCATCCGAAGATCGGCTGGGTGCGCGGCACCGGTCTCATGGGCGGCAACGACCCACTCGTCGAAGTTGTGGAGCGGCACGGTCTGAAAACCTATTCTACCGAACAGATTGCCGAGGAACTGCTCAAGCTCACCACGGCGGCCGCGCGTGAGCAGGCGCAGGTGGCACCGATCGACGTCGACCTGACCGGCGGCCTTGGCTCCGAGCCGATCGACATCAAGGCCCTGCGTGCGGAGGCCCTCGCCGACGCGGCTCTTGACGCGGCGGAGGAGACGTCGGAAACCGAAGCGGCCGCGCCGATCAAGGCATTGCCGAGCCCCCACGTGCCGCAGCAGGCCGCCGTCGACCTCGCCGAATGGGAGCGCGTGAGCGCGAAGCCGGAGGACGAGATTGTCATCGTTTCGATCGGCGAACTGGGTCCATGGGGATCCGGCCGCACCCGTGCGGAAGCCGAGCTCGGCATCCATGCGGACGGCGAGGTCGACCTCTCGGCGGGCGCGGTACTCGAACTGGCATGGAACATGGGCCTGCTCAGCTGGCAGGATTCGCCGAAGCCAGGTTGGTACGACACCGACGGCAATCTGGTCCCCGAAACCGACATCGCGGAACGCTACCATGACGAGGTCGTGGCGAAGTCCGGCGTGCGGCCGTTCGAAACCGGCATGGGGTCGGACTACCGCAGCGGCACCGACGAGGAGGAGGCCGAGGTCTACCTCGACCACGACGTGACCTTCGGTGTGCCGACGCGCCAGATCGCCGACGAGTATGTGGCGATGGACCCCGAGCACACGAGCCTGGCGCAGGACGAGGAGAGCGGCGAGTGGAACGTCACCCGCCATGCCGGATCCATGATCCGCGTGCCGCGCCGCGCCACGATGACGCGCACGGTGGGCGGCCAGTTCCCCGACGGCTTCGACCCGCTCAAGTGGGGCATCCCGGCCTCCATGGTGGGCGATGTGGACGAGATCGCGCTGTGGAACATCGTCACCACGGTGGACGCCTACCTGTCGGCAGGATTCACGCCAGCGGAGATTCTCGAGGCCGTGCACCCGTCGATGGTCGCCTCCACGCAGGGCACGGGCTTCGGCGGCATGTCGAGCATGCGCAAGCTCTATCTCGACCGGTTCCTGAACCACGAGATCCCCACCGACATTCTGCAGGAGGCATTGCCGAACGTGGTCGCTGCGCATGTGATGCAAAGCTACATCGGCGGCTACGGCAACATGGTGCAGCCGGTCTCGGCATGCGCCACGGCGGCCGTCTCGCTCGAGGAGGGCGCAGACAAGATCGCGCTCGGCAAGGCCGACTTCGTGGTGACCGGTGCGATCGACGACATCGGCGTGGAATCGGTGATCGGCTTCGGCAACATGAACGCCACCGCCAATTCGCAGGAGATGCTCGACAAAGGCATTGCGCCACGCTTCTTCTCGCGGGCGAACGACCGTCGCCGCGGAGGGTTCGTGGAATCGCAAGGCGGCGGCACGATCCTGCTCACCCGCGGCGACATCGCCTTGCGTCTGGGCCTGCCGGTCGCCGGCGTGGTCGGATTCGTACATTCGTACGCCGACGGCGCGCACACCTCGATCCCGGCACCCGGTCTCGGCGCCCTGGCCGCCGGCATGGGTGGCCGCTCGTCGAAGCTCGTGCGCGACTTGGCACGGCTCGGAGTCGACCCCGACGACATCGCCGTCGTGTCGAAGCACGACACCTCCACGAACGCGAACGACCCCAACGAGTCCGAACTGCACAACACGCTGGCCCACGCCATAGGCCGCGAGGACGGCAATCCGCTGTTCGTGATCTCGCAGAAGTCGCTCACCGGCCACGCGAAGGGCGGTGCGTGCATCTTCCAGGTCAACGGCATCACCCAGCTGTTCAAAAGCGGTGTGATTCCGGCGAACGCCTCGCTCGAATGCGTCGACCCGAAGCTGGCACGCGACGACTTCATGGTGTGGCTGCGTGAGCCGTTGCACATCGGTTCGCGCCACACGGTGAAGGCGGCACTGGCCACATCACTCGGCTTCGGCCACGTGAGCGGCTTCACGGCCATTGTGCACCCGGGCGCCTTCGAGGCGGCCGTCGAGCACACCGCCGGCACCGAGGCCCTCAAGGCCTGGCGTGCACGCGCCAACGAGCGTCTGGCAGCGGGCCGTCGCCACTTCGAGGAGGGCATGATGGGCCGGGCCGCGCTCTACGAGCCGATTGACAACCGCCGCTTCCATGAAGACGGCCGTGGCTACAATGCCCACGAGGTGGAGAAGGCCATGCTGCTCGATCCCGACGCGCGTCTCGGCGCCGACGGGTACTTCGCCTGA